The genomic interval TGAGGGCGCTACAGAGGCCCTCTATGACCTTGAGCTGCTCGGCGAGGGAATGGTCCTGCCTGAGCCAGGCATCGAGATTCATGCCCGGGATGGCTCCCGGGAGGGGGGCAAAACGGTGGGGCGAGGCATCCTGGGCTTGAGGCTACCCGCCGAGAGCCCCACGGTCAAGGGGCGAGCCGGACCCCGTTCAGGCCAGGGCCCGCGGGGAGCGCCCCCTCAAGGGGGCGTACAGGGCGCGCCGCATGTCGGGAGAGATCCGGGTGTCGGAGGCCACGTCCCAGAGGCCGTTCGAGAGTCCGTAGGCCACCGCCGATCCCTTCGGGCTGTGGTGGTAGAGGTGGTGCCGCTTGATGTACCGGAAGTAACGTCCCCGGAACTGGCAGAAGTGGACGGAGTGGTGGACCCACTCCTCGATGATGTAGGCCTGGAGGAAGCCCGCCAGGAGGGCGGGCAGGGTCGCGAGGGGGAACAAAAAGCTCAGGAGCGCGATGGGGCCGACGAACGGCAGGGTGTCCTGGATGGTGCCGTTGATGTGGTTGCCGTCCCA from Vicinamibacteria bacterium carries:
- a CDS encoding sterol desaturase family protein; translation: MGDAIPAGIQREVEARKARRRLYPVSILYSVFAVGVMVLAVPSRPSLALGSFALGVFVWTAVEYAVHRYILHGRFPDGPGVLEHFLHRHFDHLHWEHHKRPWDGNHINGTIQDTLPFVGPIALLSFLFPLATLPALLAGFLQAYIIEEWVHHSVHFCQFRGRYFRYIKRHHLYHHSPKGSAVAYGLSNGLWDVASDTRISPDMRRALYAPLRGRSPRALA